One window of Triticum dicoccoides isolate Atlit2015 ecotype Zavitan chromosome 5A, WEW_v2.0, whole genome shotgun sequence genomic DNA carries:
- the LOC119302164 gene encoding uncharacterized protein LOC119302164: protein MRKGLHPQMQWISYVTQSGRLINIMMTKVNHTGKVYHMRAKRQMAQSLGQIAKFKRRYEQEAPEENQDK from the coding sequence ATGAGGAAGGGACTTCATCCCCAGATGCAGTGGATCTCGTACGTGACGCAGAGCGGCAGGCTGATCAACATCATGATGACCAAGGTGAACCACACCGGCAAAGTGTACCACATGAGGGCGAAGCGGCAGATGGCTCAGAGCCTGGGGCAGATCGCCAAGTTCAAACGCCGATACGAGCAGGAAGCGCCGGAGGAGAACCAAGACAAGTAG
- the LOC119302165 gene encoding uncharacterized protein LOC119302165 isoform X2, which translates to MPLREAARAACVSHTFLQSWRCCRNLTLSKETLGLNGNGIDKDEMARDLISKVDGILKNHSGVGMKKLELNLYCCRKVDHCYLNSWLRIAFRAGIEELTMLLSLISEAEYNFPCSLLFSGSEKSIRYLKLSSCVFRPTAELDCWRRLKELWLTNVLITDDELECLLSNSSMLELLWLFRCNEIVCVKIPCQLQRLSFLRAGQCRKLQEIESNAQNISSFDIGGSNLVKISFGGALRVKNMRITCSYQPNVIWYTRTKPMPSVLNVETLHISSCNEVQQTDMKHDSIVGDISHLRQLPEHRHDNLKSVTIVGFCSAKSMVELTLHIIKNTSSLQCLTLDTSFGSCGCSVDKPGGCNPMRRDIIEEAHRALLAIRTHVESIIPSRVMLNVSGPCSRCHVVERD; encoded by the exons ATGCCATTACGAGAGGCTGCTCGCGCGGCTTGTGTGTCACACACATTTCTGCAATCATGGAGATGCTGTCGCAACCTTACCTTAAGTAAGGAAACACTAGGTTTGAATGGAAATGGTATTGATAAAGATGAAATGGCAAGAGATCTCATCAGTAAAGTTGACGGTATTCTTAAGAATCACTCGGGTGTTGGCATGAAGAAACTAGAGCTTAATCTCTACTGTTGCCGCAAGGTTGATCACTGTTATCTCAATAGTTGGCTTCGCATTGCTTTTAGAGCAGGGATTGAAGAGCTCACCATGTTGCTGTCTCTTATCAGTGAGGCAGAGTACAACTTCCCATGCTCTCTTTTATTCAGTGGGAGTGAAAAATCAATTCGGTATCTTAAGCTCTCCAGCTGTGTCTTTCGTCCCACAGCTGAGCttgattgctggagaaggttgaaggAGTTGTGGCTGACTAATGTGCTGATTACGGACGATGAGCTAGAGTGCCTTCTTTCCAATTCTTCCATGTTGGAGTTACTGTGGCTCTTTAGATGCAATGAGATAGTTTGTGTGAAGATACCTTGTCAGCTCCAGCGGCTCAGCTTCCTGCGAGCGGGTCAATGCAGAAAGCTCCAGGAGATAGAGAGCAACGCTCAAAATATCTCGAGTTTTGACATCGGTGGCAGTAACTTGGTAAAGATTTCATTTGGAGGCGCATTGCGAGTAAAGAACATGAGGATAACGTGTTCATATCAGCCCAACGTTATCTGGTACACTCGGACCAAGCCTATGCCATCTGTACTGAATGTTGAAACGCTTCACATATCCTCGTGTAATGAG GTACAGCAAACTGACATGAAGCATGATTCGATTGTCGGGGATATCTCGCATCTGAGGCAGCTGCCAGAACACCGCCATGACAACCTAAAGAGCGTAACAATCGTCGGCTTCTGCTCTGCTAAGAGCATGGTCGAATTAACACTTCATATCATTAAGAACACATCGTCGCTTCAGTGTCTCACATTGGACACTAGTTTCGGTTCTTGTGGCTGTTCGGTCGATAAACCTGGCGGTTGCAACCCTATGAGGAGGGATATAATCGAGGAAGCCCATAGAGCACTTTTGGCTATCAGAACACACGTTGAGAGCATAATCCCCTCTAGAGTTATGTTAAATGTTTCAGGGCCTTGCAGTCGGTGCCATGTTGTTGAACGTGACTAA
- the LOC119302165 gene encoding uncharacterized protein LOC119302165 isoform X1 produces MPLREAARAACVSHTFLQSWRCCRNLTLSKETLGLNGNGIDKDEMARDLISKVDGILKNHSGVGMKKLELNLYCCRKVDHCYLNSWLRIAFRAGIEELTMLLSLISEAEYNFPCSLLFSGSEKSIRYLKLSSCVFRPTAELDCWRRLKELWLTNVLITDDELECLLSNSSMLELLWLFRCNEIVCVKIPCQLQRLSFLRAGQCRKLQEIESNAQNISSFDIGGSNLVKISFGGALRVKNMRITCSYQPNVIWYTRTKPMPSVLNVETLHISSCNEMISTPTLPSKFLHLKYLHITLNANEAISPAYDYLSLVSFLVASPCLETFIFVVQQTDMKHDSIVGDISHLRQLPEHRHDNLKSVTIVGFCSAKSMVELTLHIIKNTSSLQCLTLDTSFGSCGCSVDKPGGCNPMRRDIIEEAHRALLAIRTHVESIIPSRVMLNVSGPCSRCHVVERD; encoded by the exons ATGCCATTACGAGAGGCTGCTCGCGCGGCTTGTGTGTCACACACATTTCTGCAATCATGGAGATGCTGTCGCAACCTTACCTTAAGTAAGGAAACACTAGGTTTGAATGGAAATGGTATTGATAAAGATGAAATGGCAAGAGATCTCATCAGTAAAGTTGACGGTATTCTTAAGAATCACTCGGGTGTTGGCATGAAGAAACTAGAGCTTAATCTCTACTGTTGCCGCAAGGTTGATCACTGTTATCTCAATAGTTGGCTTCGCATTGCTTTTAGAGCAGGGATTGAAGAGCTCACCATGTTGCTGTCTCTTATCAGTGAGGCAGAGTACAACTTCCCATGCTCTCTTTTATTCAGTGGGAGTGAAAAATCAATTCGGTATCTTAAGCTCTCCAGCTGTGTCTTTCGTCCCACAGCTGAGCttgattgctggagaaggttgaaggAGTTGTGGCTGACTAATGTGCTGATTACGGACGATGAGCTAGAGTGCCTTCTTTCCAATTCTTCCATGTTGGAGTTACTGTGGCTCTTTAGATGCAATGAGATAGTTTGTGTGAAGATACCTTGTCAGCTCCAGCGGCTCAGCTTCCTGCGAGCGGGTCAATGCAGAAAGCTCCAGGAGATAGAGAGCAACGCTCAAAATATCTCGAGTTTTGACATCGGTGGCAGTAACTTGGTAAAGATTTCATTTGGAGGCGCATTGCGAGTAAAGAACATGAGGATAACGTGTTCATATCAGCCCAACGTTATCTGGTACACTCGGACCAAGCCTATGCCATCTGTACTGAATGTTGAAACGCTTCACATATCCTCGTGTAATGAG ATGATCAGTACACCAACTCTACCTAGCAAATTCCTGCACCTCAAATACTTGCACATTACTCTAAATGCAAACGAAGCTATTTCACCGGCCTATGATTACCTTTCTCTGGTTTCTTTTCTTGTAGCTTCTCCTTGCTTGGAGACTTTCATCTTTGTA GTACAGCAAACTGACATGAAGCATGATTCGATTGTCGGGGATATCTCGCATCTGAGGCAGCTGCCAGAACACCGCCATGACAACCTAAAGAGCGTAACAATCGTCGGCTTCTGCTCTGCTAAGAGCATGGTCGAATTAACACTTCATATCATTAAGAACACATCGTCGCTTCAGTGTCTCACATTGGACACTAGTTTCGGTTCTTGTGGCTGTTCGGTCGATAAACCTGGCGGTTGCAACCCTATGAGGAGGGATATAATCGAGGAAGCCCATAGAGCACTTTTGGCTATCAGAACACACGTTGAGAGCATAATCCCCTCTAGAGTTATGTTAAATGTTTCAGGGCCTTGCAGTCGGTGCCATGTTGTTGAACGTGACTAA